The Burkholderia mallei ATCC 23344 genome has a window encoding:
- a CDS encoding glycoside hydrolase family 68 protein has translation MSAHAQSDGAGPAPTPHTQQAYDPESHFTMRWTRADMRQIVKQSHTAGADKNSLPPALTMPDIAQNFPLVDSNVWVWDTWPLADMRANQLSYKGWEVIFSLSADPRAGYTFDDRHVHARIGFFYRRAGIPASQRPANGGWTWGGHLFPDGASAKVFGTAPMTNNAEWSGSARLTHGENVSLYYTALSFNRSAPGGADITPPIAIITRADGHIHADDKHVWFSGFDDHKALLQPEGKMYQTGQQNTYYSFRDPFVFTDPAHPGNTYMVFEGNTGGPRGARTCTEADLGYAPNDPYREDLNAVMNLGAVYQKANVGLAIATNPQLTEWKFLPPLLSANCVDDQTERPQIYLKDGKYYLFTISHRTTMAAGIDGPDGVYGFVGNGIRSDFLPLNGGSGLVLGNPTDFSAPAGAPYAQDPNQNPRAFQSYSHYVMPGGRVESFIDAIGARRGGTLAPTVKIDIHGDSTTVDRAYGAGGLGGYGDIPANLPAVGAGHHD, from the coding sequence ATGTCGGCGCACGCGCAGAGCGACGGCGCCGGCCCCGCGCCGACGCCGCACACGCAGCAGGCCTACGATCCCGAAAGCCATTTCACGATGCGCTGGACGCGCGCGGACATGCGTCAGATCGTCAAGCAATCGCACACGGCGGGCGCCGACAAGAACTCGCTGCCGCCCGCGCTGACGATGCCGGACATCGCGCAGAACTTTCCGCTCGTCGATTCGAACGTGTGGGTATGGGATACCTGGCCGCTCGCCGACATGCGCGCGAACCAGTTGAGCTACAAGGGCTGGGAAGTGATCTTCTCGCTGAGCGCCGATCCGCGCGCGGGCTACACGTTCGACGATCGCCACGTGCATGCGCGCATCGGCTTCTTCTATCGCCGCGCGGGCATTCCGGCTTCGCAGCGTCCGGCCAACGGCGGCTGGACCTGGGGCGGCCATCTGTTTCCGGACGGCGCGAGCGCGAAGGTGTTCGGCACCGCGCCGATGACGAACAACGCCGAGTGGTCCGGCTCCGCGCGCCTCACGCACGGCGAGAACGTCAGCCTCTACTACACCGCGCTGTCGTTCAATCGCTCGGCGCCCGGCGGCGCCGACATCACGCCGCCGATCGCGATCATCACGCGCGCGGACGGTCACATCCACGCGGACGACAAGCATGTGTGGTTCTCGGGATTCGACGATCACAAGGCGCTGCTGCAGCCTGAAGGCAAGATGTACCAGACGGGCCAGCAGAACACTTACTACTCGTTCCGCGATCCGTTCGTGTTCACCGATCCCGCGCATCCGGGCAACACGTACATGGTGTTCGAGGGCAACACGGGCGGCCCGCGCGGCGCGCGCACCTGCACCGAAGCCGATCTCGGCTACGCGCCGAACGATCCGTATCGCGAGGATCTGAACGCGGTGATGAACCTGGGCGCAGTGTATCAGAAGGCCAATGTCGGCCTCGCGATCGCGACGAACCCGCAACTGACCGAGTGGAAGTTCCTGCCGCCGCTGCTGTCGGCGAACTGTGTCGACGATCAGACCGAGCGTCCGCAGATCTATCTGAAGGACGGCAAGTACTACCTGTTCACGATCAGCCACCGGACGACGATGGCCGCCGGCATCGACGGCCCGGACGGCGTGTATGGCTTCGTCGGCAACGGCATCCGCAGCGATTTCCTGCCGCTGAACGGCGGCAGCGGCCTCGTGCTCGGCAACCCGACCGACTTCTCCGCGCCCGCCGGCGCGCCGTACGCACAGGACCCGAACCAGAACCCGCGCGCGTTCCAGTCGTACTCGCACTACGTGATGCCGGGCGGGCGCGTCGAGTCGTTCATCGACGCGATCGGCGCGCGGCGCGGCGGCACGCTCGCGCCGACGGTGAAGATCGACATCCACGGCGATTCGACGACGGTCGACCGCGCGTACGGCGCGGGCGGCCTCGGCGGCTACGGCGACATTCCCGCGAACCTGCCGGCCGTGGGCGCAGGCCACCACGACTGA
- a CDS encoding substrate-binding domain-containing protein: protein MKVNLKALSEALGLSRTTVSRALNGYDDVSEATRERVMQAAREFGYVADPTARRLATGRADAVGIVYPFGAGDLGDPRFAEVVAGVTERLGESGLDFFIVSARPNAELDTYRRLVDGRLVDGLIVARTLVDDPRLRFLQEREFPFVAYGRTASAKPYTWFDFDNEAGMHAAAQRLTAFGHRRIALVCAPRTLNFAAQRRAGFERALREAGIEPDAALIVECAFTRDGGYGAAQTLLALERAPSAIVVDNNIAGAGVFRAIVERGRRFVRDVSLIVYDGVSPDVSFPHHASAVLQPTGHASGRAIAELMLGAIAHPGDAAHRLVSPVIEPGDTDGPFSG, encoded by the coding sequence GTGAAAGTGAATCTGAAGGCGTTGTCGGAGGCGCTCGGTCTGTCGCGCACGACGGTGAGCCGCGCGCTGAACGGCTACGACGACGTGAGCGAAGCCACGCGCGAGCGCGTGATGCAGGCGGCGCGCGAGTTCGGCTACGTCGCCGATCCGACCGCGCGCCGGCTCGCGACCGGGCGCGCGGACGCGGTCGGCATCGTCTATCCGTTCGGCGCGGGCGACCTCGGTGATCCGCGCTTCGCCGAGGTCGTCGCGGGCGTCACGGAGCGTCTCGGCGAGAGCGGCCTCGATTTCTTCATCGTGTCCGCGCGCCCGAACGCGGAGCTCGACACGTACCGGCGGCTCGTCGACGGCCGGCTCGTCGACGGGCTGATCGTCGCGCGCACGCTCGTCGACGATCCGCGCCTCCGTTTTCTTCAGGAACGCGAATTTCCGTTCGTCGCCTATGGCCGGACCGCGAGCGCGAAGCCGTACACCTGGTTCGATTTCGATAACGAGGCGGGCATGCACGCGGCCGCGCAACGGCTGACCGCGTTCGGGCATCGGCGCATCGCGCTCGTTTGCGCGCCGCGGACGCTGAATTTCGCCGCGCAGCGGCGCGCGGGCTTCGAGCGCGCGCTGCGAGAGGCTGGGATCGAGCCCGATGCCGCGCTGATCGTCGAATGCGCGTTCACGCGTGACGGCGGCTACGGCGCGGCGCAAACGCTGCTCGCCCTCGAGCGTGCGCCGAGCGCGATCGTCGTCGACAACAACATCGCCGGCGCGGGCGTGTTCAGGGCGATCGTCGAGCGCGGCAGGCGCTTCGTTCGCGACGTATCGCTGATCGTCTATGACGGCGTGTCGCCCGACGTTTCGTTTCCGCACCACGCGAGCGCGGTGCTGCAGCCGACCGGGCATGCATCCGGCCGCGCGATCGCCGAACTGATGCTCGGCGCCATCGCGCATCCGGGCGACGCCGCGCATCGGCTCGTGTCGCCCGTCATCGAGCCGGGCGACACGGACGGGCCGTTCAGCGGCTGA
- the fdhA gene encoding formaldehyde dehydrogenase, glutathione-independent, whose product MSSNRGVVYQGPGKVEVRKIDYPKMVDPSGRAIGHGVILKVVSTNICGSDQHMVRGRTTAPVGLVLGHEITGEVIEVGRDAETLKIGDLVSVPFNVACGRCAMCKEQHTGVCLNVNPARAGGAYGYVDMGGWIGGQAEYVLVPYADFNLLKFPDRDRAMAKIRDLTCLSDILPTGYHGAVTAGVKPGSTVYVAGAGPVGMAAAASARLLGAACTIVGDMNAERLAHAKAMGFEVVDLSKDATLGEQIEQILGKPEIDCAVDCVGFEAHGHGSSGHAQEAPATVLNSLMEITRPAGAIGIPGLYVTDDPGAVDVAAKHGSLSIRFGLGWAKSHSFHTGQTPVLKYSRNLMQAILFDRLPIAEIVNVAVISLDDAPEGYKKFDGGAPRKFVIDPHGMLKAA is encoded by the coding sequence ATGAGCAGCAACCGAGGTGTCGTGTATCAGGGGCCGGGCAAGGTCGAAGTGCGGAAGATCGACTATCCGAAGATGGTCGATCCGAGCGGCCGCGCGATCGGCCACGGCGTGATCCTGAAGGTCGTCAGCACGAATATCTGCGGCTCCGATCAGCACATGGTGCGCGGCCGCACGACGGCGCCCGTCGGTCTCGTGCTCGGCCACGAGATCACGGGCGAGGTGATCGAGGTCGGCCGCGATGCCGAGACGCTGAAGATCGGCGATCTCGTATCGGTGCCGTTCAACGTCGCGTGCGGCCGCTGCGCGATGTGCAAGGAGCAGCACACGGGCGTGTGCCTGAACGTGAATCCGGCGCGCGCGGGCGGCGCGTACGGCTATGTCGACATGGGCGGCTGGATCGGCGGGCAAGCCGAATACGTGCTCGTGCCGTACGCCGACTTCAACCTGCTGAAATTCCCCGATCGCGATCGGGCCATGGCGAAGATCCGCGATCTCACGTGCCTGTCGGACATCCTGCCGACCGGCTATCACGGCGCGGTCACGGCCGGCGTGAAGCCCGGCTCGACGGTTTACGTCGCGGGCGCGGGCCCGGTGGGGATGGCGGCCGCCGCGTCGGCGCGGCTGCTCGGCGCCGCATGCACGATCGTCGGCGACATGAACGCCGAGCGCCTCGCGCACGCGAAGGCGATGGGCTTCGAGGTGGTCGATCTGTCGAAGGACGCGACGCTCGGCGAGCAGATCGAGCAAATCCTCGGCAAGCCGGAGATCGATTGCGCGGTTGACTGCGTCGGCTTCGAGGCGCACGGCCACGGCTCGTCCGGCCATGCGCAGGAGGCGCCCGCGACGGTGCTGAACTCGCTGATGGAAATCACCCGGCCCGCGGGCGCGATCGGCATTCCGGGCCTGTACGTGACCGACGATCCGGGCGCCGTCGATGTCGCCGCCAAGCACGGCAGCCTGAGCATTCGTTTCGGTCTCGGCTGGGCGAAATCGCATTCGTTCCATACCGGCCAGACGCCCGTGCTCAAGTACAGCCGCAACCTGATGCAGGCGATCCTGTTCGACCGGCTGCCGATCGCGGAAATCGTCAACGTGGCGGTGATTTCGCTCGACGACGCGCCGGAGGGCTACAAGAAGTTCGACGGCGGCGCGCCGCGCAAATTCGTCATCGATCCGCACGGGATGCTGAAGGCGGCCTGA
- a CDS encoding GlxA family transcriptional regulator, which yields MSPDRTASLSHFAFMPLPNFTMIAFTNAIEVLRMANYLSGQPLYRWSIISPQGGMVTASNGLAVDTGPAECAGQPDIVFVCGGVDVQRATQPEHLAALRRFARAGVALGSLCTGTYALAKAGLLAGYACAIHWENLSALKEEFPDTRFLKELFVIDRDRVTCTGGVAPLDMMLNLIASRIGTARVTQIAEQFIVEHVRDTSAQQRMPLVARLGSANKSLFEVIALMENNIEEPLSREELARLANMSQRQLQRLFREHLGMTPTHYYLTLRLRRARELLLQTDMSIMHITMACGFQSACHFSKSYRDAFGTAPTRERRKQVAPLAQPSMPGGAPAPSMMLHA from the coding sequence ATGTCGCCCGACCGCACCGCGTCGCTGTCTCATTTCGCGTTCATGCCGCTGCCCAACTTCACGATGATCGCGTTCACGAACGCGATCGAAGTGCTCAGGATGGCCAACTACCTGAGCGGGCAGCCGCTGTACCGCTGGTCGATCATCAGCCCGCAGGGCGGCATGGTCACGGCAAGCAACGGGCTCGCGGTCGACACCGGCCCGGCCGAATGCGCGGGGCAGCCGGACATCGTGTTCGTCTGCGGCGGCGTGGACGTGCAGCGCGCGACGCAACCCGAGCATCTCGCGGCGCTGCGCCGCTTCGCGCGCGCGGGCGTCGCGCTCGGCAGCCTGTGCACCGGCACCTATGCGCTCGCGAAGGCAGGGCTCCTCGCCGGCTACGCCTGTGCGATCCATTGGGAAAATCTGTCGGCGCTGAAGGAAGAATTTCCCGATACGCGCTTTCTCAAGGAACTGTTCGTGATCGATCGCGATCGCGTGACGTGCACGGGCGGCGTCGCGCCGCTCGACATGATGCTGAACCTGATCGCGTCGCGCATCGGCACCGCGCGCGTCACGCAGATCGCCGAGCAGTTCATCGTCGAGCACGTGCGCGACACGAGCGCGCAGCAGCGCATGCCGCTCGTCGCCCGGCTCGGCTCCGCGAACAAATCGCTGTTCGAAGTGATCGCGCTGATGGAGAACAACATCGAGGAGCCGCTGTCGCGCGAAGAACTCGCGCGGCTCGCGAACATGTCGCAGCGGCAGTTGCAGCGCCTCTTTCGCGAGCATCTCGGCATGACGCCGACGCACTACTACCTGACGCTGCGCCTGCGCCGCGCGCGCGAGCTGCTGCTGCAGACCGACATGTCGATCATGCACATCACGATGGCGTGCGGCTTCCAATCCGCGTGCCACTTCAGCAAGAGCTACCGCGACGCGTTCGGCACCGCGCCGACGCGCGAGCGCCGCAAGCAGGTCGCGCCGCTCGCGCAGCCGTCGATGCCGGGCGGCGCGCCCGCGCCGTCGATGATGCTGCACGCGTGA
- a CDS encoding serine hydroxymethyltransferase — protein sequence MSNANPFFSQSLAERDASVRGAILKELERQQSQVELIASENIVSRAVLDAQGSVLTNKYAEGYPGKRYYGGCEFADEVEALAIERVKRLFNAGHANVQPHSGAQANGAVMLALAKPGDTVLGMSLDAGGHLTHGAKPALSGKWFNALQYGVSRDTMLLDYDQVEALAQQHKPSLIIAGFSAYPRKLDFARFRAIADSVGAKLMVDMAHIAGVIAAGRHANPVEHAHVVTSTTHKTLRGPRGGFVLTNDEEIAKKINSAVFPGLQGGPLMHVIAGKAVAFGEALTDDFKTYIDHVLANAQALGDVLKAGGVDLVTGGTDNHLLLVDLRPKGLKGAQVEQALERAGITCNKNGIPFDPEKPTITSGIRLGTPAGTTRGFGAAEFREVGRLILEVFEALRTNPEGDHATEQRVRREIFALCERFPIY from the coding sequence ATGTCGAACGCCAATCCCTTCTTCTCGCAATCGCTCGCCGAGCGCGACGCGTCCGTGCGCGGCGCGATCCTCAAGGAACTCGAACGCCAGCAGTCGCAAGTCGAGCTGATCGCGTCGGAGAACATCGTGTCGCGCGCGGTGCTCGACGCGCAGGGCTCGGTGCTGACCAACAAGTATGCGGAAGGCTATCCGGGCAAGCGCTATTACGGCGGTTGCGAATTCGCCGACGAAGTCGAGGCGCTCGCGATCGAGCGCGTGAAGCGGCTCTTCAACGCCGGCCATGCGAACGTGCAGCCGCACTCGGGCGCCCAGGCGAACGGCGCGGTGATGCTCGCGCTCGCGAAGCCGGGCGACACGGTGCTCGGAATGTCGCTCGACGCGGGCGGACACCTCACGCACGGCGCGAAGCCGGCGCTGTCCGGCAAGTGGTTCAACGCGCTCCAGTACGGCGTGAGCCGCGACACGATGCTGCTCGATTACGACCAGGTCGAGGCGCTCGCGCAGCAGCACAAGCCGAGCCTCATCATCGCCGGCTTCTCCGCCTATCCGCGCAAGCTCGACTTCGCGCGGTTTCGCGCGATCGCCGATTCGGTCGGCGCGAAGCTGATGGTCGACATGGCGCATATCGCCGGCGTGATCGCCGCGGGCCGCCATGCGAACCCGGTCGAACACGCGCACGTCGTCACGTCGACGACGCACAAGACGCTGCGCGGCCCGCGCGGCGGCTTCGTGCTGACCAACGACGAGGAGATCGCGAAGAAGATCAACTCGGCCGTGTTCCCCGGCCTGCAGGGCGGCCCGCTGATGCACGTGATCGCCGGCAAGGCGGTGGCGTTCGGCGAGGCGCTGACAGACGATTTCAAGACCTACATCGATCACGTGCTCGCGAACGCGCAGGCGCTCGGCGACGTGCTGAAGGCGGGCGGCGTCGATCTCGTGACGGGCGGCACCGACAACCATCTGCTGCTCGTCGATCTGCGCCCGAAGGGCCTGAAGGGCGCGCAGGTCGAGCAGGCGCTCGAGCGCGCGGGCATCACGTGCAACAAGAACGGCATTCCGTTCGATCCGGAGAAGCCGACGATCACGTCGGGCATCCGCCTCGGCACGCCGGCGGGCACGACGCGCGGCTTCGGCGCAGCGGAGTTCCGCGAGGTCGGCCGGCTGATTCTCGAGGTGTTCGAGGCCCTGCGCACGAACCCGGAAGGCGATCACGCGACCGAACAGCGCGTGCGGCGCGAGATCTTCGCGCTTTGCGAACGCTTCCCGATCTACTGA
- a CDS encoding dipeptidase, whose product MSTLHQDSIIIDGLNISKFERSVFEDMQKGGVTAANCTVSVWENFTKTVDNIALMKKQIRENGELLTLVRTTDDILRAKREGRTGVILGFQNAHAFEDNLGYVEAFADMGVRVVQLCYNTQNLVGTGCYERDGGLSDFGREVITEMNRVGIMVDLSHVGGNTSSEAIAFSKKPVCYSHCLPSGLKEHPRNKSDAQLKEIADAGGFVGVTMFAPFLKRGIDATIDDYIEAIGYVVNLIGEDAVGIGTDFTQGYSVDFFDWLTHDKGRYRRLTNFGKVVNPEGIRTIGEFPNLTAAMERAGWKASRIRKIMGENWVRVFKEVWGA is encoded by the coding sequence ATGAGCACGCTGCACCAGGACAGCATCATCATCGATGGCCTGAACATTTCGAAGTTCGAACGCTCGGTGTTCGAAGACATGCAAAAGGGCGGCGTGACGGCCGCGAACTGCACGGTGTCCGTGTGGGAGAACTTCACGAAGACGGTCGACAACATCGCGCTGATGAAAAAGCAGATTCGCGAGAACGGCGAACTGCTGACGCTCGTGCGCACGACGGACGACATCCTCCGCGCGAAGCGGGAAGGCCGCACGGGCGTGATCCTCGGCTTCCAGAACGCGCACGCGTTCGAGGACAACCTGGGCTATGTCGAGGCGTTCGCCGACATGGGCGTGCGCGTCGTGCAGCTTTGCTACAACACGCAGAACCTCGTCGGCACCGGCTGCTACGAGCGCGACGGCGGGCTGTCGGATTTCGGCCGCGAGGTGATCACCGAGATGAACCGCGTCGGGATCATGGTCGACCTGTCGCACGTCGGCGGCAACACGTCGTCGGAGGCGATCGCGTTCTCGAAGAAACCCGTGTGCTACTCGCACTGCCTGCCGTCGGGTCTCAAGGAGCATCCGCGCAACAAGAGCGACGCGCAACTGAAGGAGATCGCGGACGCGGGCGGCTTCGTCGGGGTGACGATGTTCGCGCCGTTCCTGAAGCGCGGGATCGACGCGACGATCGACGATTACATCGAGGCGATCGGCTACGTCGTGAACCTGATCGGCGAGGACGCGGTCGGCATCGGCACCGATTTCACGCAGGGCTACAGCGTCGATTTCTTCGATTGGCTCACGCACGACAAGGGCCGCTACCGCCGGCTCACGAATTTCGGCAAGGTCGTGAATCCTGAAGGCATCCGAACGATCGGCGAATTCCCGAACCTGACGGCCGCGATGGAGCGCGCGGGATGGAAGGCGTCGCGCATCCGCAAGATCATGGGCGAAAACTGGGTGCGCGTGTTCAAGGAGGTCTGGGGCGCGTAA
- a CDS encoding DUF5943 domain-containing protein → MQPQLPIDVDPNTGVWTTDALPMLYVPRHFFTNNHTAVEEALGRDAYADILYRAGYKSAYHWCDKEAKQHGIAGMAVFEHYLKRLSQRGWGLFSIVEAEPAAARAKIELRHSSFVLAQPGKEGKLCYMFAGWFAGALDWVNDTTPEGRGAPRARSAEAQCAAEGHDHCVFEVSPIAR, encoded by the coding sequence ATGCAACCGCAACTGCCGATCGACGTCGATCCGAACACCGGCGTCTGGACCACCGACGCGCTGCCGATGCTGTACGTGCCGCGCCATTTCTTCACGAACAACCATACGGCGGTGGAAGAGGCGCTCGGCCGCGACGCCTATGCGGACATCCTCTACCGCGCCGGTTACAAGTCGGCGTATCACTGGTGCGACAAGGAGGCGAAGCAGCACGGGATCGCCGGGATGGCGGTGTTCGAGCATTACCTGAAGCGCCTGTCGCAGCGCGGCTGGGGCCTGTTCTCGATCGTCGAAGCCGAGCCGGCCGCCGCGCGCGCGAAGATCGAGCTGCGTCATTCGTCGTTCGTGCTCGCGCAGCCGGGCAAGGAAGGCAAGCTTTGCTACATGTTCGCCGGCTGGTTCGCGGGCGCGCTGGACTGGGTCAACGACACGACGCCGGAAGGCCGCGGCGCGCCGCGCGCGCGATCGGCGGAAGCACAGTGCGCGGCCGAGGGCCATGACCATTGCGTCTTCGAAGTGTCGCCGATCGCGCGCTGA
- a CDS encoding NADH:flavin oxidoreductase, whose protein sequence is MRYPHLFKPLQLNQLTLRNRIVSTAHAEVYAEPGGLPGERYIRYYEEKAKGGVGLAVCGGSSPVSIDSPQGWWKSVNLSTDKIVDPLARLAEAMHRHGAKIMIQATHMGRRSAFHGEHWPHLMSPSGVREPVHRGNAKIIEVEEIRRIIGDFAAAAKRVKDAGMDGIEISAAHQHLIDQFWSPRTNVRTDEWGGSLENRLRFGVEVLTAVREAVGRDFCVGLRMCGDEFHEDGLDHEQLKEIAQAMSETGLIDYLGVIGSGADTHNTLANCMPPMALPPEPFVHLAAGIKSVVRIPVMHAQSIRDAGQAERLLANGMIDLVGMTRAQIADPHMVIKIRDGREDEIKQCVGANYCIDRQYNGLDVLCVQNAATSREATMPHVIEKSRGPKRKVVVVGAGPAGLEAARVARSRGHDVVLFEKNAEVGGQIMLAAKAPQREQMAGIVRWFDMETKRLGVDRRLGVEADEKAIMAEKPDIIVLATGGRSFTDQVSGWGVAEGHAVGSWDILSGRVEPGKNVLVYDGVSTHAGAGVADFIASRGSNVEIVTPDVKVADDCGGTTFPIFYRRLYAQGVIHTPNYWLDRVYEEDGKKIAVLRNEYTEEQEERAVDQVVIENGITPNDALYWKLKPESVNRGQIDVHKLFAAEPQPCLAETLGNGRFLLFRVGDCISMHNIHGAIYDALRLVKDF, encoded by the coding sequence ATGCGTTATCCCCACCTGTTCAAACCCCTGCAGCTGAACCAGCTGACGCTGCGCAACCGGATCGTCAGCACCGCGCACGCGGAGGTGTACGCGGAGCCGGGCGGCCTGCCGGGCGAGCGCTACATCCGTTACTACGAAGAGAAGGCGAAGGGCGGCGTCGGCCTCGCCGTGTGCGGCGGATCGAGCCCCGTGTCGATCGACAGCCCGCAGGGCTGGTGGAAATCGGTGAACCTGTCGACCGACAAGATCGTCGATCCGCTTGCGCGGCTCGCCGAGGCGATGCACCGGCACGGCGCGAAGATCATGATCCAGGCGACGCACATGGGCCGCCGCTCGGCGTTTCACGGCGAGCACTGGCCGCACCTGATGTCGCCGTCGGGCGTGCGCGAGCCGGTGCACCGCGGTAACGCGAAGATCATCGAGGTCGAGGAGATCCGGCGGATCATCGGCGATTTCGCGGCCGCCGCGAAGCGCGTGAAGGACGCGGGCATGGACGGCATCGAGATCTCGGCCGCGCACCAGCATCTGATCGACCAGTTCTGGAGCCCGCGCACGAACGTGCGCACCGACGAATGGGGCGGCAGCCTCGAGAACCGGCTGCGCTTCGGCGTCGAAGTGCTGACGGCGGTGCGCGAGGCGGTGGGGCGCGACTTCTGCGTCGGCCTGCGGATGTGCGGCGACGAATTTCACGAGGACGGCCTCGATCACGAGCAGTTGAAGGAGATCGCGCAGGCGATGTCCGAGACGGGCCTGATCGATTATCTCGGCGTGATCGGCTCCGGCGCGGACACGCACAACACGCTCGCGAACTGCATGCCGCCGATGGCGCTGCCGCCCGAGCCGTTCGTGCATCTCGCGGCGGGCATCAAGTCCGTCGTCAGGATTCCGGTGATGCACGCGCAAAGCATTCGCGACGCGGGCCAGGCCGAGCGCCTGCTCGCGAACGGGATGATCGACCTCGTCGGCATGACGCGCGCGCAGATCGCCGATCCGCACATGGTGATCAAGATCCGCGATGGCCGCGAGGACGAGATCAAGCAGTGCGTCGGCGCGAACTACTGCATCGATCGCCAGTACAACGGCCTCGACGTGCTGTGCGTGCAGAACGCGGCGACTTCGCGCGAGGCGACGATGCCGCACGTGATCGAGAAGTCGCGCGGGCCGAAACGCAAGGTCGTCGTGGTCGGCGCGGGCCCGGCGGGCCTGGAGGCCGCGCGCGTCGCCCGCTCGCGCGGGCACGACGTCGTGCTGTTCGAGAAGAACGCCGAAGTCGGCGGGCAGATCATGCTCGCGGCGAAGGCGCCGCAGCGCGAGCAGATGGCGGGCATCGTGCGCTGGTTCGACATGGAGACGAAGCGGCTCGGCGTCGACCGCCGGCTCGGCGTCGAGGCCGACGAGAAGGCAATCATGGCCGAGAAGCCGGACATCATCGTGCTCGCCACGGGCGGGCGCAGCTTCACCGATCAGGTGTCGGGCTGGGGCGTCGCCGAGGGGCACGCGGTCGGCTCGTGGGACATCCTGTCGGGCCGCGTCGAGCCGGGAAAGAACGTGCTCGTCTATGACGGCGTCAGCACGCATGCGGGCGCGGGCGTCGCGGATTTCATCGCGAGCCGCGGCTCGAACGTGGAGATCGTCACGCCGGACGTGAAGGTGGCCGACGACTGCGGCGGCACGACGTTCCCGATTTTCTATCGGCGGCTCTACGCGCAGGGCGTGATCCACACGCCGAACTACTGGCTCGACCGCGTCTACGAGGAAGACGGCAAAAAGATCGCGGTGCTGCGCAACGAATACACGGAAGAGCAGGAGGAGCGCGCGGTCGATCAGGTCGTGATCGAGAACGGCATCACGCCGAATGATGCGCTGTACTGGAAGCTCAAGCCCGAATCGGTCAATCGCGGCCAGATCGACGTGCACAAACTATTCGCCGCCGAGCCGCAGCCGTGCCTTGCCGAGACGCTCGGCAACGGCCGCTTCCTGCTGTTTCGCGTCGGCGATTGCATCTCGATGCACAACATCCACGGCGCGATCTATGACGCGCTGCGCCTCGTGAAGGATTTCTGA